GCGGCGCTGGCCACCGCGAGCAGCGCGCTGCGGATTCTCGCGGTGTTTCCTTTCCTCGTGTGGGGGCTGCTCATCGGCTCCGTCGCGTTCGTGCGCCAGGAGCGCGCCGCCGTGCTGACCGCTCCCGATACTGTCGCGCGCGCCGCCGATTCGAGAAACGCTCCGGCACGCTTTGCGGAGCCGTTGCCGGCAGGCACCGAGGTCACCGTGGCGGAAACGCGAGGCGCGTGGGCGCGCGTGATCCTCGCCGACGGGCGCGACGCGTGGGTCGCCAGCAGTGCGACAGAGCCAGTCGAGCCGGAGTCCGCCGCTGCGGACAGTCGGGCCGCACATCTTTAACAGGTTGCGGAAAAACTCCGGACCGAGGGGTTTTTCCGCAGCCTGTTAAAGGGGGCCTCCGGTTCGGTGCGGCCGCTTGCTCTGCTGCAGCGTGAAGGAGCGCGCGCCGTACATCGCAGGGCGGCCGACAGGCTTGCACCGACCAAGCGCCTGGCAGTAAAAAAGGCGCGACATGACCACGACGAACAGCCAGTCCGGAACCTGCGTCGACGAGATCGCCGACGGGATCTACAGGATCCACACGCCGCTCAAGTTGCCGGATGGGACCGGGTTTTCGTTCAACCAGTACCTGGTCGCCGACGACGCGCCGCTGCTCTATCACACGGGGCCCCGGCGGATGTTCGAGCTGGTCCGGGAGGCGGTTGCCCACGTGCTGCCGGTCGAAAACCTGCGGCACGTCGCGTACTCCCATTTCGAGGCGGACGAGTGCGGGTCGCTCAACGACTGGCTCGCGGCGGCTCCGGCCGCTTCGCCGGTTTGCGGCCGCATCGGCGCGATGACGTCGGCTCCGGATTTCGCCGATCGGCCGCCGCACGCGCTCGACGACGGGGAAGTCCTCGTCACCGGCCGCCATCGGCTGCGCTGGTTCGACACGCCTCATCTTCCCCACGGCTGGGACTGCGGGCTCATGATGGAAGAGACGACGGGAACGCTTCTTTGCGGAGACCTGTTCACGCAACCCGGCGCCGAGCACGACGCGATCATCGAGAGCGACATCCTCGGACCGAGCGAAGCATTCCGCCGCTCGCTCGATTACTTCGCGCACGCGACCGGGACGGGCGCCATGCTCGAACGACTGGCCTGCGCGGCGCCGCGCACGATGGCCTGCATGCACGGCAGCGCCTGGCGCGGCGACGGCGCAAGGCTGCTTCGCGAGCTGGCCGCCTCGCTCGCCTCCTGAGCGGGCGCGGGCGGGCGCCCGCAGCGAAAGCGGCCTCCTCGCCTGGTTCTCGACCACTACTGACGCTCTGCGGCCAACTGCCCGCGACTTTCCTCGTTTCTGCGCCGTTGCAGGCATTCGAAACCTCCGCACCGCGTCGCGACACGGGGGCGAATTCCTCACCTGGGGGGAGGCGACCGCCTCAAACGGGGGTGAGCACCGGATGGGACGAGTGGTCCGGATAAGTTCGACATCTGTGACTCAGGGCACTGGTCGGCGCACATGAGGTAGTAAGTGTGTCCCAAGTCACTTAGATTCGAGATGTAGCCTCCCACATCGCGCCAAATCGCTCCCCGAACGCACGGAAATCGGCCTAAGTGGAGTGCTGCGGCATTGGGAAGCACCACAAAATCCGCCGCGGACGCGCGAGCAGGCAGGGGCCCATGCACAATAAAACCGACACTATTGTGAAGTACGGCATTCCAAGTGGACGGGCGGTCACCCGGCAACCCGTCGCAGAACACCCGGTGGTCTTCGGCGGCCCCATGGTCCGGGCCATCCTCGAGGGCCGCAAGACCCAGAAGAGGCGGGTCATCCAATGGCCGCCATGGACCAATCCTGCCGTCGACGGGCCGCGCCTGGCGGAGGACGCGTACGCGCTGGCAGGAGAAGGTCGCCGCGCCGGCCTGAGGCCTCCGTACGGGGAACCCGGCGACCGCCTGTGGGTACGCGAGCGCTGGTGCCCGACGGCTCCCCGCGGGCGGGAAACGAGCTTCCGCCTCGAGTCCGCGCTCTACGAAGCCGACGGCCCGATGACGCCACCCGATTCGCGCTGGCATTCGCCGATCCACCTGCCCCGCCATCTGTCGCGCATCGTCCTCGAAGTCGTCGACGTGCGCGTCGAGACCCTTCACGAGATTTCCAATCAGGACGCCATCGCCGAGGGATTGAGGATCCCGTACGGGGACCTTCCGGGCGGCCTCGCCGTCAACGAATGGTTCCGGCCGGGAGGCTGGGCTCGCGACGGGCACGATGCGCCGAGGCTCGTGTTCGCCGACCTGTGGGACTCGCTCAACGCCTCGACGGGCTACGGCTGGGTCACCAACCCGTGGGTATGGGCCCTGACGTTCCGTCGGGTCGACTGATGCGCTCAGCCGAGGACGCAGCGCACCCCGCCGCGGTCCATCTCGGCGACGCAGCGGTTGCACGAGGTGCAGCGCGAGCGCTCGGCCCTTCCGTCGGCCATGCGCACGACGAGGTCGGGATCGGCGATCAGCGCCCTTCCCATCGCGACGAAATCGAATCCTTCGCGCATCGCCGCCTCCAGGCTCGCGGTCGAAAGGCAGCCGCCGAGAAGCACGAGCGGTACGCGCACGCTCTCGCGCACCTTGCGGGCCAGCGGAAGGAAAAACAGCTCCTCGAAAGGATAGTCGCGGATGGCCCGGCGGCCGAACAGGCGCAGCGCGATGCGGTGGAGACGGCTCTTTTCGACTTCGATCATCTCCTTCAGCGGCGCCTTGCCGCGAAAAAGGTAGAACGGCGTGCGGCTGGTGAAGCCGCCGGTCAGTTCGATCGCATCGATCCCCTCGCGCTCGAGCGCGCGGCAGACGGCGACGGCCTCGTCGATTTCCAGGCCGCCGCGAAAGCCGTCGCGAAGGTTGGTCTTTGCCACCAGCGGCGTAGCGCTGCCGACGCTGTCACGCACCGCGCGCAGCACCTCGAGCGGAAAGCGAAGTCGATTCTCGAGGCTTCCGCCGTAACGGTCGCTGCGCCGGTTGGTCGCGGGCGAAAGAAACTGGCTCAGCAGGTAGCCGTGCCCGAAGTGAAGCTCGAGAGCGTCAAAACCCGCGCGCCGCGCCAGCACGGCGGCCTTCGCGTAATCGCCGGCGGTTGCGCGAAGGTCGCTGTCGCTCATCGCGCGCGAGAACGGAATGCCCGACAGAAGCCCGTACTCGTTCAGAAGCCGCGATGGACCGACGGAGCGGCGCCCCGGAAGCTGCGTATTGCGGCTGAAGTAGCCGCAGTGGCCGAGCTGCAAGGAAACCGCCGCGCCCCGGCGGTGCACGGCCGAGACCAGCTCCGAGAGCGCCGGTACGATCGCCTCGCGCATCCACATCTGCTCTTCGAACGTGCGACCGTCCGGTGACACTGCGCAGTAGGCCACCGTCGTCATCGCGACGCCGCCGAGCGCGATTTCTTCGTGATGCCGCAGCAGCGCCGGCGAAGGCATGCCGTGCGGCGTCATGCCTTCGTAGGTCGCCGTCTTGATGATGCGGTTGCGCAGTTGCAGCGGGCCGAGCGACGCCGGTGACAGGGCCCTGGCCAGCAGCGGACGCTCGGCCGCCCGAGCGGCGGGAACGGCAGTCGGGATCTTCGCGATCTTCACGATCGCGGCAGCACCGCCGTCCTGCTGCGAGAGGGTCAAGCCCGCGGCCCCTTCGCCCAGGCGATGCGCTCGTCGACGTGGCGGTGCATCACGTATTCGACCGGCGAAAAACCACGGGCAGGCCAGAAGCGGCCGCCGCCGGGATTGCCCGAGACGTAGTGCAGCGCGCACCATCGGATCCCGCGCTCGGCCAGGCACTGGGTGGCGTGGTCCAGCAGCAGGGTTCCGACGCCGCTTCGGCGGCGGGTTTCCTCGACGAAGCCTTCCCACAGGTAAACCATCCGCTCGCAGACGAGCAGCGGTGACAGGAACACCGACGGGACGAACAGCAGCGAGCCGAGCGGCGTGCCGGCGCGGTCACGGGCGATGTACGCGAACCCCTGCCCGCTGGTCAGCGCGTCGCGGCGCACGCTTCGAACGCGCGCATCCGACTCGCCCGTGTAGGGCCAGAACATCGGGGATCCCGTCTGGAATTCCATGAGACGGCGATGGAACGCCTCGAGGACTTCGTCGTCACGGCCTCGCACCTCTTCGATCGTGACGCCGCTCGCCCCACGCGGAGCGTCCGCCGGTCGCGACACGGCGCGCACGGCGCACACCGATTTTCGCCCGAATCCGAGGTGGCCCCATGCATCGGCGCCGGCCGCATCGAGAGCGCTGATCGCGACGTTGTGCACGAAGAATCCGTCGGCGATCCACGGCGCGGCAAGCGCGGCGTACAGCTCTTCGTGGATCCGCCATGCCTCGGGTCCGGGAACCACGGCATGCCCGTGCAGCGGGACGTTCGTCGAGCGCGGCTCGGCGTAGATCGACGCGAAATCCTCGGGAGCGAAAAGCTGGCGCTCGCCGGCGAGAAAGCCGCAGAGCGCTCCGCTGCGCTCGGCGACCACGGCCGATGCGCGCGGCGACGCGATGAGCTGCTCGATGACACTGCGGCACGGCGCCACGTCGAGGTAGCGCTCGCCGATCCGCAGCGAGGCCGGCGCAGACTCGAGCGCACGCCTCTGGGCGGCGGCCAGCAGCGCGGCGGCCGCGGGAACGTCCGACGGCCTCAAATCGCGAACAGCAATGGAGGGCATCGCGGGTCCTTGCGGGACTAGTAGCCTGCGCCCTGAGCCTTCGCCATCCGGCGCGGCCGCCGCTATGTTTCCGCCATGCCCCCTGTCGATCCGCCTTTCCGGCCCCCGCACATGCCCGACGTCGTCGACCTGATGAGCTTTCTCGATGCGTCCCCCACGCCTTACCACGCCGTGGCCGAGGCGGCGCGCAGGCTGGAGGCGGCCGGCTTCCGCAATCTTCGCGAACAGGATGCCTGGGACCTGGGCGAGGCCGAGCGCGCCTACGTCGTGCGCGGCGGAGGCAGCATCGCCGCCTTCGTCGTCGGCGAGCGCGAGCCGGCCGAGTCGGGATTCCGCATCATCGGCGCCCACAGCGACTCTCCGAACCTTCGCCTCAAGCCTCGCCCCGACGTGAAAGCGCACGGCTACCGCCAGCTCGCCGTCGAGCCTTACGGCGGCGTGCTTCTTCATACCTGGCTCGATCGCGACCTCGCGCTGGCAGGCCGCGTCAGCATCGCGGCCGGCGAAGAGCCTCTTACGCTGCTCGTCGATCTTCACCGCGCGGTCGCGCGCATTCCGAACCTTGCGATCCACCTTTACCGCGAGCTGAGGAGCGACGGCCTCAAGCTGAACGAGCAGACGCACATGGCTCCGCTGATCGGACTCGACAGCCGCGCCGATCTTGCAACCCTTCTTGCGGCCGAGCTCGAAGCCATCGGCGAGGACGACGTCGAAGCGGACGACATCCTCGGCTTCGATCTCATGTTCTACGATCTTGCCGGCGCGACGATCGGCGGAGTCGGCGACGATTTCCTGTTCTCGGGCCGGCTCGACAACCTCGCTTCTTCGCACGCGTCGCTGACCGCGTTGATCCGCGCGAGCCAGCGCGGCCCGCAGGCGCCGTTCACCCGTGTCATCGTGCTCCACGACCATGAAGAGGTCGGCAGCCGCAGCGCCCAGGGCGCCGGCGGCACCTTCCTCCTCGACGTGCTCGACCGCCTCGCGACGCTCTCCGGAGGCGGCGATCCGGAAGCGAAGGCGCGCGCGATCTCGCGCTCCGTGCTGGTTTCGGCCGACATGGCGCACGCGGTGCATCCCAACTACGCCGATCGCCACGAGCCCGGGCACAGGCCGATGATCGGCGGGGGTCCGGTGCTCAAGTTCAACGCCGGCCTCGCGTACGCGACCGACGCCGAGACGGCCGCGATGTTCGCGTCGGCGTGCCGCCGCGCCGACGTGCCGCTGCAGCATTTCGTCTCGCGCAGCGACCTTGCGTGCGGCTCGACGATCGGGCCGATCAGTGCCGCTCGTGTCGGGCTTCGCACGGTGGACGTCGGCACGCCGATGATGTCGATGCATTCGTGCCGCGAGATGTGCGGCACTGCCGACATCGAGCCGATGATCCGCGCGCTCACCGCGTTCCTGGAGCCCGCCGAGTAGTGGGCGGCGCACCGAAGTGGTTCACCGACGCGCTGGCTCACCTGCCCGAAGAGCGAAGCGTCGAGGTCGAAGGCTGCACGATCCGTTATCTCCGCTGGGGCGAAGTCGGGCGGCCCGGCCTGCTGCTCGTGCACGGCGGTGCGGCCCACTCGCGGTGGTGGAGCTTTCTTGCTCCGCTGCTCGCGCACGACTACTGCGTCGCGGCGCTCGACCTGAGCGGACACGGCGAGAGCGGAAGGCGCACCCTCTACCCGCGCGAGATCTGGGCGATGGAGGCAGTCGCGGTCGCCGAGGACGCCGGCCTGAGAAAGAGCGGGCCGCCGATCATCGTCGGCCACAGCCTCGGCGGGCTCGTCACCATCGTCGCGGCCTCCCTTTACGGCGACCGCATGGCCGGCGCGGTGATCGTCGACTCTCCGGTGCAAAGGCCGGACCCCGAAAGCCAGGAAGGACGCCAGGGACGCGCCTTCCGCAACCCCAAGGTCTATGCGACGCTGGAAGAAGCCGTCACGCACTTCCACCTGATCCCGTTCCAGCCTTGCGACAATCCGTGGATCGTCGACCACGTCGCGCGCAATTCGCTGAAAAAGGTGGACGGGGGCTGGACGTGGAAGTTCGACCCCGTCGTCTTCGAGCGCGTCTCGCTCAAGCCCATGAGCGATTACCTGGCCGATACGCGCTGCCGCATCGCCATCCTGCGCGGGGAGCTGAGCGACCTGGTGCCGCCAGAGACCGGGCAGTACATGTACGAGCTTCTCGACCGCAACGCGCCCGTGATCGAGATCCCGCAGGCCCACCACCACCTCATTCTCGACCAGCCGCTGGCGTTCATCGCCGCGCTGAGGGCGGTGCTGGCCGACTGGGAACACTCCCTTCCGCGCAAGGGCAAGGCACCGCCGGGGCCCTAGCTAGACCAGGGCCCTGGTGTTTTCGCTGCCGGCCCGGGCGTGGCTCGAACCGGCGCCGTCATTCGATTATTTTCGCCTGCTCCACGTCGAAGCGCGCATGCCTGTAAAAGCCCTTCTTGTCGCCGCCGCTGTCTGCCTGCTGATCGGCTCGCGCGCCGCCGTGGCCGCACCGGCGGCGACCGACCCATCCGCTGTCGCGCGCGCGACGCTCGACAACGGGCTTCGCATCATCGCCGTGCGCAACACGCTCGCGCCCGTGGTGGCCACTGCGCTGAACTACGACGTCGGCTCCGATGAGTCGCCGGCCGGTTTCCCCGGCACCGCGCACGCGCTCGAGCACATGATGTTCCGGGGAAACCCGGCGCTTTCGGCCGAGCAGCTCGCCGACATCGGCACGCTGCTCGGCGGAAACTTCAACGCCAATACGCGCGAGAGCCTGACCCAGTACGTGTTCACGGTGCCTGCCGAGGACCTCGGGGTCGTGCTCAGCATCGAGGCCGCGCGGATGCAGGGCATCCTGGCAACGAAGGATTCGTGGACCAAGGAGCGCGGCGCGATCGAGCAGGAAGTCGCCGCGGATTTTTCCGAGCCTTTCGAGGTCCTGCACACCAGGCTGCGCGCCCGGATGTTTGCCGCAACGCCGTACGAGCACGACGCGCTCGGAACGCGCCCCTCGTTCGACAAGACCAGTGCGGCAATGCTCGCGGACTTCTACGGCCACTGGTACGCGCCCAACAACGCGCTGCTGGTGATGGTCGGCGACATCGAGCCGGAAGCGGCCATCGCCAAGGCGCGGGAGGTCTTCGGATCGATTCCTCGAAAATCGTTGCCGCCGCGGCCGGCCGTCGAGCTTCGCCCGCTCAAGCCGGAGCGAGTCACGATGCCGTCGGACCAGAGCGACGCGGCGTCGGTCGTGGCGCTTCGTGCACCCGGCACCGACAGTCCCGACTATGCGGCGTTCGAGGTTCTTTGCGACGTGCTCGCCAGCCACCGCTTCGACCTTTACGGCCTGGCTGCCGCGGGAAAAGCCGTCGACGCGAGCTTCGAGATCGAGCCGATGCCGAAGGCCGGCCTGGCCTGGTCCGTCGTGACGTTTCCGGCCGGGGGCGACGCTGCGGGCATCGAGCGCGACGTGCGCACGATCCTGCAGCGAGTCGCGCGCGACGGCGTTCCCGCGGAGCTGGTGGCCGCGGCCAAGCTGCAGGAGAGGCGCGAAGGCGAGTTCGCGAAGAATTCGATCGCCGACCTCGCCTCGGTGTGGTCGGATGCCGTCGAGCTGTACGGCCTTTCGTCACCGGACGAAGACATCGAGCGCATCGACAAGGTCAGCGTGGAGGACGTCAACCGCGTAGCGCGCAAATACCTCGACGTCGATCATTCGATCCACGCGCTTCTCGTCCCGAGCAAGTCCGGTGCTCCCGTGATCGCCAGCGGCAAGGTGGGCGGCAAGGAGACGATCGACCTCGGCGAGGCGCCTGCGACGAAGCTGCCGGGCTGGGCCGAAAACCTGCTGCACCACCTCGACGTGCCTGCTTCCACGCTGCACCCGGTGGTGAGCACGCTCGCCAACGGCGTCACGCTCATCGTCCAGCAGGAGGACATCAGCGACACCGTCAGCGTCTACGGCCGTGTCCGCAGCCGTGCCGAGGTGGAGGTTGCGCAAGGCAAGGAAGGCGTCGCCGAGCTTCTCGACGACCTGTTCGAATACGGCACCGATAAACGCGACCGCCTCTCGCTCGAGAGCGCCCTCGACGAGCTCGGCGCCACCGAGAAGGCAGGCACCGATTTTTCGATTCGCCTGCTGTCGTCCGACTTCGAGCGCGGCGTCGATCTTCTCGCCGAGCACGAGCTTCATCCTGCGCTTCCACAGCCGGACTTCGAGCGGCTTCGCGAGCGCGCGACCCGCACCGTTGCCGCCAGGAACGCCAGTCCCGGATTTCTCAACCAGCATGCGCTGAGGCACGCACTGTTCCCGGAAACCGACCCGCTGCAGCGGCACTCGACTCCGCAGACCGTGCAAGCGCTGACGATCGACGACGTGCGCGATTACTATCGAACGACGATCCGCCCCGACCTGGCGACCATCGTCGTCGTCGGCAAGGTCACGCCGGAAGAGGCTTCGCGGGTGATCACGAAGAGCTTCGGTTCCTGGTCGGCCTCGGGACCGAGGCCCGACGTCGACCTGCCGCCTGCTCCGCAGAATGCTCCCGGACAGGCGAGCGTGCCCGACGCTTCGCGCGTGCAGGACGAAGTGACGCTGGCTCAGACGCTCGACATGGCGCGCTCCAACCCGGAGTACTACGCGCTCGAGCTCGGCAACCGCGTGCTCGGAGGCGGGTTCTACTCCTCGCGCCTGAGCGTCGACCTGCGCAAGAACGGCGGCCTCGTCTACGACGTCGGCTCCCATATCCAGGCCGGTCGCACGCGCAGCGTCTACATCGCACACTACGCCTGCGACGCGGCCAACGTATCGACGGCCGGCGACCTCATCGTGCGCGATCTGCGCCAGATGCAGAATTCGCCGGTCTCGGACGACGAGCTGGCTCGTGCCAAATCCCTCGTCCTGCGCCAGATCCCGCTGGCCGATGCCAGCATCGAAGCGCTGGCGCACGGCCTCCTGCAGCGTCGCGATCTCGATCTTCCGCTGGACGAGCCGACCGTCGCCGCGCGCCGCTACGTTGCGCTGACTCCGGAGGACGTGCGCGCCGCGTTCGCGAAATGGATGCGACCGGGCGACCTGGTGCGCGTCACGCAGGGACCGGCGCCGCACTGAACGCCGATCCCGCGCGCGAGCGCGAACGAGGCAGGACAGGAACGTCCTGCCGTCAGATCTGCGACGTGCAGTGCGGGCAGCGCCTGGCCGCGAGCGGGATCCGCGTCGCGCACTGGGGACAGTCTTTCTCCGTGGCGGCCGGCGCGGGCTGGGGATCCTCGCGGCGCAACGAGTTCATGCCCTTGATGACCATGAACAGCGCAAACGCGACGATCGTGAAGCTGACGATCTGATTGATGAACAACCCGTAGTTCAGCGTCACTGCCCCTGCGGCCTGGGCATCGCCCAGTGACAGGAACGGCCCGGGCTTGGCGGCATTGGTCCGCAGCACGACGAAAAGATTGCTGAAATCGACGCCGCCGAGCACCAGCCCGATCGGCGGCATCAGCAGGTCCGAGACCATGCTCGCGACGATCTTGCCGAACGCCGCGCCGATGACGATGCCGACGGCCATGTCGACGACGTTGCCGCGCATCGCGAAATCACGGAATTCCTTGAACATTGCTGACTCCTTCGTGGCTAGCAGGTTGCGCACCGCGGGCGGAAAAGGCGCCCGCGCGCCGGAGTGGCCTCGCGCAGCCTTCGATGTCACAGCCCTCGCGGTGCTGTCAATGCGCGGTTGCCGCGAGTGGACGGGATCACCCGACGGGGTCATCCCCGGAGAGCTCGTCTTCGAGCTGCAGCGTGACGTGATCGATGCCGAAGCGCTCGTGCAGCATCACGCGCGCCCCGGCCAGCACGTCCCGGCCGCGGGCGTGCGCAGCGACGACGACGTGGCCGCTCAGCGCGTCCATTCCCGACGTGATCGTCCATACGTGCAGGTCGTGGACGCCGGTGACGCCGCCGATCCCTTCGAGCTGGCGGCGAAGACTGTCGACGTCGATGTGATGGGGAGCCGCCTCCATCAGCACGCCGAGGGTCTCCAGCAACAGCGTCGTTGCCGAGCGCACGATCAGCAACGCAATCAGCAGCGAGGCCAGGGGGTCGGCCCACCGCCATCCGTAGAGCGAGATCAGCGCCGCCGACGTCATCGCGCCGACGCTGCCGAGCGCATCCCCGATCAGGTGCAGCCATGCGCTGCGCACGACGAGCCCGTGATCGTGGTCGCCGTGAAGCACGGCAAGACCGGCAAGATTGATGACGAGGCCGCCGGTCGCGATCAGCAACGCGATGCCCGCGGTCACCTCCGGAGGGCTCGAAAGGCGGCGGAACGCTTCCCAGCAGATGATGACCGCGACGACGTCCAGC
Above is a genomic segment from Candidatus Binatia bacterium containing:
- the mscL gene encoding large-conductance mechanosensitive channel protein MscL, with translation MFKEFRDFAMRGNVVDMAVGIVIGAAFGKIVASMVSDLLMPPIGLVLGGVDFSNLFVVLRTNAAKPGPFLSLGDAQAAGAVTLNYGLFINQIVSFTIVAFALFMVIKGMNSLRREDPQPAPAATEKDCPQCATRIPLAARRCPHCTSQI
- a CDS encoding alpha/beta hydrolase produces the protein MGGAPKWFTDALAHLPEERSVEVEGCTIRYLRWGEVGRPGLLLVHGGAAHSRWWSFLAPLLAHDYCVAALDLSGHGESGRRTLYPREIWAMEAVAVAEDAGLRKSGPPIIVGHSLGGLVTIVAASLYGDRMAGAVIVDSPVQRPDPESQEGRQGRAFRNPKVYATLEEAVTHFHLIPFQPCDNPWIVDHVARNSLKKVDGGWTWKFDPVVFERVSLKPMSDYLADTRCRIAILRGELSDLVPPETGQYMYELLDRNAPVIEIPQAHHHLILDQPLAFIAALRAVLADWEHSLPRKGKAPPGP
- a CDS encoding MBL fold metallo-hydrolase, which encodes MTTTNSQSGTCVDEIADGIYRIHTPLKLPDGTGFSFNQYLVADDAPLLYHTGPRRMFELVREAVAHVLPVENLRHVAYSHFEADECGSLNDWLAAAPAASPVCGRIGAMTSAPDFADRPPHALDDGEVLVTGRHRLRWFDTPHLPHGWDCGLMMEETTGTLLCGDLFTQPGAEHDAIIESDILGPSEAFRRSLDYFAHATGTGAMLERLACAAPRTMACMHGSAWRGDGARLLRELAASLAS
- a CDS encoding M18 family aminopeptidase, giving the protein MPPVDPPFRPPHMPDVVDLMSFLDASPTPYHAVAEAARRLEAAGFRNLREQDAWDLGEAERAYVVRGGGSIAAFVVGEREPAESGFRIIGAHSDSPNLRLKPRPDVKAHGYRQLAVEPYGGVLLHTWLDRDLALAGRVSIAAGEEPLTLLVDLHRAVARIPNLAIHLYRELRSDGLKLNEQTHMAPLIGLDSRADLATLLAAELEAIGEDDVEADDILGFDLMFYDLAGATIGGVGDDFLFSGRLDNLASSHASLTALIRASQRGPQAPFTRVIVLHDHEEVGSRSAQGAGGTFLLDVLDRLATLSGGGDPEAKARAISRSVLVSADMAHAVHPNYADRHEPGHRPMIGGGPVLKFNAGLAYATDAETAAMFASACRRADVPLQHFVSRSDLACGSTIGPISAARVGLRTVDVGTPMMSMHSCREMCGTADIEPMIRALTAFLEPAE
- a CDS encoding GNAT family N-acetyltransferase, with protein sequence MPSIAVRDLRPSDVPAAAALLAAAQRRALESAPASLRIGERYLDVAPCRSVIEQLIASPRASAVVAERSGALCGFLAGERQLFAPEDFASIYAEPRSTNVPLHGHAVVPGPEAWRIHEELYAALAAPWIADGFFVHNVAISALDAAGADAWGHLGFGRKSVCAVRAVSRPADAPRGASGVTIEEVRGRDDEVLEAFHRRLMEFQTGSPMFWPYTGESDARVRSVRRDALTSGQGFAYIARDRAGTPLGSLLFVPSVFLSPLLVCERMVYLWEGFVEETRRRSGVGTLLLDHATQCLAERGIRWCALHYVSGNPGGGRFWPARGFSPVEYVMHRHVDERIAWAKGPRA
- a CDS encoding NADH:flavin oxidoreductase: MTLSQQDGGAAAIVKIAKIPTAVPAARAAERPLLARALSPASLGPLQLRNRIIKTATYEGMTPHGMPSPALLRHHEEIALGGVAMTTVAYCAVSPDGRTFEEQMWMREAIVPALSELVSAVHRRGAAVSLQLGHCGYFSRNTQLPGRRSVGPSRLLNEYGLLSGIPFSRAMSDSDLRATAGDYAKAAVLARRAGFDALELHFGHGYLLSQFLSPATNRRSDRYGGSLENRLRFPLEVLRAVRDSVGSATPLVAKTNLRDGFRGGLEIDEAVAVCRALEREGIDAIELTGGFTSRTPFYLFRGKAPLKEMIEVEKSRLHRIALRLFGRRAIRDYPFEELFFLPLARKVRESVRVPLVLLGGCLSTASLEAAMREGFDFVAMGRALIADPDLVVRMADGRAERSRCTSCNRCVAEMDRGGVRCVLG
- a CDS encoding cation diffusion facilitator family transporter — protein: MATGGTGGHAAHGGQVASVEICSDCEIHSPRDSQQRRRSASRLSFALVLAAVYMVAEAVGGWVTNSLSLLADSGHMLSDVAALGISLAAMRAATLAPTSSRTYGYHRAEALAALLNAVALDVVAVIICWEAFRRLSSPPEVTAGIALLIATGGLVINLAGLAVLHGDHDHGLVVRSAWLHLIGDALGSVGAMTSAALISLYGWRWADPLASLLIALLIVRSATTLLLETLGVLMEAAPHHIDVDSLRRQLEGIGGVTGVHDLHVWTITSGMDALSGHVVVAAHARGRDVLAGARVMLHERFGIDHVTLQLEDELSGDDPVG
- a CDS encoding pitrilysin family protein yields the protein MPVKALLVAAAVCLLIGSRAAVAAPAATDPSAVARATLDNGLRIIAVRNTLAPVVATALNYDVGSDESPAGFPGTAHALEHMMFRGNPALSAEQLADIGTLLGGNFNANTRESLTQYVFTVPAEDLGVVLSIEAARMQGILATKDSWTKERGAIEQEVAADFSEPFEVLHTRLRARMFAATPYEHDALGTRPSFDKTSAAMLADFYGHWYAPNNALLVMVGDIEPEAAIAKAREVFGSIPRKSLPPRPAVELRPLKPERVTMPSDQSDAASVVALRAPGTDSPDYAAFEVLCDVLASHRFDLYGLAAAGKAVDASFEIEPMPKAGLAWSVVTFPAGGDAAGIERDVRTILQRVARDGVPAELVAAAKLQERREGEFAKNSIADLASVWSDAVELYGLSSPDEDIERIDKVSVEDVNRVARKYLDVDHSIHALLVPSKSGAPVIASGKVGGKETIDLGEAPATKLPGWAENLLHHLDVPASTLHPVVSTLANGVTLIVQQEDISDTVSVYGRVRSRAEVEVAQGKEGVAELLDDLFEYGTDKRDRLSLESALDELGATEKAGTDFSIRLLSSDFERGVDLLAEHELHPALPQPDFERLRERATRTVAARNASPGFLNQHALRHALFPETDPLQRHSTPQTVQALTIDDVRDYYRTTIRPDLATIVVVGKVTPEEASRVITKSFGSWSASGPRPDVDLPPAPQNAPGQASVPDASRVQDEVTLAQTLDMARSNPEYYALELGNRVLGGGFYSSRLSVDLRKNGGLVYDVGSHIQAGRTRSVYIAHYACDAANVSTAGDLIVRDLRQMQNSPVSDDELARAKSLVLRQIPLADASIEALAHGLLQRRDLDLPLDEPTVAARRYVALTPEDVRAAFAKWMRPGDLVRVTQGPAPH